The Roseococcus microcysteis genome contains a region encoding:
- a CDS encoding thermonuclease family protein, whose protein sequence is MLDGDTLRLGERTLRLYGLDAPERGQQCVTPAGQTYDCGGAAAAALAQLVAERAVTCRLHGRDRFGRALGVCQAEGVELNASLVSAGWALADGARQPALVPLEAAARARQSGLWAGGFTPPAHWRSGR, encoded by the coding sequence GTGCTGGATGGTGACACGCTGCGCCTGGGCGAGCGCACCTTGCGCCTCTATGGCCTCGATGCGCCCGAGCGCGGGCAGCAATGCGTGACGCCCGCGGGCCAGACCTATGATTGCGGCGGCGCCGCCGCGGCCGCCCTGGCGCAGCTGGTGGCCGAGCGCGCCGTCACCTGCCGCCTGCATGGGCGGGACCGTTTCGGCCGCGCGCTGGGCGTCTGCCAGGCCGAGGGGGTGGAGCTGAACGCCTCCCTCGTCTCGGCCGGCTGGGCGCTGGCCGATGGCGCCCGCCAGCCGGCCCTGGTGCCGCTGGAGGCCGCGGCGCGCGCCCGGCAGAGCGGGCTCTGGGCCGGGGGCTTCACCCCGCCCGCGCATTGGCGCTCCGGCCGGTAG
- a CDS encoding ribonucleoside-diphosphate reductase subunit alpha: MPRRVGACSPAVAEGVPTVFDAVQLQGHHQVQVDRSRDALLTDFGRATLDDRYLLPGESYQDLFARVASAYGDDAAHAQRLYDYISRLWFMPATPVLSNGGTTRGLPISCFLNEASDSLESIVGLWNENVWLASKGGGIGSYWGNLRSLGEKVGQNGKTSGIVPFIRVMDSLTLAISQGSLRRGSAAVYLPVHHPEIEEFVEIRRPTGGDPNRKALNLHHGILISDAFMRAVEADEAWALTSPKDGAIVRTVSARGLWIRILTARIETGEPYIIYADHVNSARPEHHKLAGLEVKTSNLCSEITLPTGLDQHGEQRTAVCCLSSLNLETWDEWNKDPLFITDVMRFLDNVLQNFIDTAPDSMAKARYSAMRERSVGLGVMGFHSFLQSKEVPFESAVAKAWNKKMFKHIRTQADAASRLLAEERGACPDAAEYGFQERFSNKMAIAPTASISIICGGASPGIEPIAANVYNHKTLSGSYIVRNPYLKKVLARHGRDDADTWTTITVNKGSVQHLDFLSEDEKGVFKTAFELDQRWVIEHAADRTPYICQAQSLNLFLPANIHKRDLHGLHWMAWKRGVKSLYYCRSLSIQRADAVSEKAVAIAVDQPILAKATSTTDYEECLACQ; the protein is encoded by the coding sequence ATGCCGCGGCGAGTTGGGGCATGTTCGCCGGCCGTAGCAGAGGGGGTGCCTACCGTGTTCGACGCCGTACAATTGCAGGGGCACCACCAGGTGCAGGTGGACCGGTCGCGCGACGCGCTGCTGACCGATTTCGGCCGCGCCACGCTCGATGACCGCTACCTCCTGCCGGGCGAGAGCTACCAGGACCTCTTCGCGCGCGTGGCCTCGGCCTATGGCGATGACGCGGCGCATGCGCAGCGCCTCTATGACTACATCTCGCGGTTGTGGTTCATGCCCGCGACGCCCGTGCTGTCCAATGGGGGGACGACGCGCGGGCTGCCCATCTCCTGCTTCCTGAACGAAGCCAGCGACAGTCTCGAATCCATCGTGGGGCTCTGGAACGAGAATGTCTGGCTGGCCTCCAAGGGCGGCGGCATCGGCTCCTACTGGGGGAACCTGCGCTCGCTCGGCGAGAAGGTGGGGCAGAACGGGAAGACCTCAGGCATCGTCCCCTTCATCCGCGTGATGGACAGCCTGACGCTGGCCATCTCCCAGGGCTCGCTGCGGCGTGGTTCGGCGGCGGTCTACCTGCCGGTGCACCACCCGGAGATCGAGGAATTCGTGGAAATCCGCCGCCCCACCGGCGGCGACCCGAACCGCAAGGCGCTGAACCTGCACCACGGCATCCTGATCAGCGACGCCTTCATGCGCGCGGTCGAGGCCGATGAGGCCTGGGCGCTGACCTCGCCCAAGGATGGCGCGATCGTGCGCACCGTCTCGGCGCGGGGCCTCTGGATCCGCATCCTGACGGCGCGCATCGAGACGGGCGAGCCCTACATCATCTATGCCGACCACGTGAATTCGGCGCGGCCCGAGCACCACAAGCTGGCGGGGCTGGAGGTGAAGACCTCCAACCTCTGCTCCGAGATCACGCTGCCTACCGGCCTCGACCAGCATGGCGAGCAACGGACGGCGGTGTGCTGCCTCTCCTCCCTCAACCTCGAGACCTGGGACGAGTGGAACAAGGACCCGCTGTTCATCACCGACGTGATGCGCTTCCTGGACAACGTCCTGCAGAACTTCATCGACACCGCGCCGGACAGCATGGCCAAGGCCCGCTATTCCGCGATGCGCGAGCGTTCGGTGGGGCTGGGCGTCATGGGCTTCCACTCCTTCCTGCAATCGAAGGAGGTGCCCTTCGAAAGCGCGGTGGCGAAGGCCTGGAACAAGAAGATGTTCAAGCACATCCGCACCCAGGCGGATGCGGCCTCGCGCCTGCTGGCGGAAGAGCGCGGCGCCTGCCCGGATGCGGCCGAATACGGCTTCCAGGAACGCTTCTCGAACAAGATGGCGATCGCGCCGACGGCGTCCATCTCGATCATCTGCGGGGGTGCCTCGCCGGGGATCGAGCCGATCGCGGCCAATGTGTACAACCACAAGACGCTGTCCGGCAGCTACATCGTCCGCAACCCATACCTCAAGAAGGTGCTGGCGCGGCATGGGCGGGATGACGCGGACACCTGGACGACCATCACGGTCAACAAGGGCTCGGTGCAGCACCTCGACTTCCTGAGCGAGGATGAGAAGGGCGTGTTCAAGACGGCCTTCGAGCTGGACCAGCGCTGGGTGATCGAACATGCGGCGGACCGCACGCCCTATATCTGCCAGGCGCAGTCGCTGAACCTGTTCCTGCCGGCGAACATCCACAAGCGCGACCTGCATGGGCTGCATTGGATGGCGTGGAAGCGGGGGGTGAAGTCGCTTTACTACTGCCGTTCGCTCTCCATCCAGCGGGCCGATGCGGTGAGCGAGAAGGCGGTGGCGATCGCGGTGGACCAGCCGATATTGGCGAAGGCGACGAGCACGACGGATTATGAGGAATGTCTGGCGTGCCAGTGA